A window of Thermoleophilia bacterium contains these coding sequences:
- a CDS encoding arginase family protein, which translates to MWAISVVHTDDSLLWQRRLLQRCSTEISLLLPGSKCLCEEQTFLQAGEKLALLPPGLVFLGGSSFHHLSYHLVKRCASRPLGVVVFDKHNDFLPAPPGHISCGSWIRELTKLANVAQVLVVGAEPLGADLPEGLALSAAARGEKEVMPDKVRWVPLRSARRELAYFCASVARVYVSIDKDVLADANTDWGAGTLSLATMLGLLRQICRSATLVGADVCGEAVSLSPWPSATELAQMRKNEDINLAICQTLLDRGFARRLRRPKETVHTRKSFPASLPGAAGPSAPRALSRLDRAG; encoded by the coding sequence ATGTGGGCGATAAGCGTGGTACACACAGACGACTCCCTTCTCTGGCAGCGCCGGCTTTTGCAGCGGTGCTCGACTGAGATATCGCTTTTGCTGCCGGGCAGCAAGTGCCTTTGCGAGGAGCAGACTTTCTTGCAAGCCGGAGAAAAACTTGCCTTACTCCCGCCCGGGCTTGTTTTCTTGGGGGGTAGTAGCTTTCATCACCTGTCCTATCACCTAGTCAAACGGTGCGCTTCTCGGCCGCTCGGGGTAGTCGTCTTTGATAAACACAACGATTTTCTACCCGCTCCGCCTGGGCACATTTCATGCGGTTCGTGGATTAGGGAGCTGACAAAGCTTGCAAACGTTGCCCAAGTGCTTGTCGTCGGTGCGGAACCGCTGGGGGCGGACTTGCCAGAGGGTCTTGCGCTGAGCGCAGCGGCGCGGGGCGAGAAGGAGGTGATGCCTGACAAAGTGCGTTGGGTGCCGCTGCGCTCAGCGCGCCGGGAACTGGCATATTTCTGCGCCTCTGTTGCTCGAGTGTATGTGAGTATCGACAAGGACGTGCTAGCTGACGCCAACACCGATTGGGGGGCGGGCACTTTGTCCTTGGCCACGATGCTTGGTCTGCTTCGCCAGATTTGCCGGTCTGCAACACTGGTGGGTGCGGATGTGTGTGGTGAGGCGGTGTCGCTCTCGCCTTGGCCAAGTGCCACCGAGCTAGCGCAGATGAGAAAAAACGAAGACATCAACCTGGCCATCTGTCAGACGCTGTTGGACCGTGGGTTTGCTCGCCGACTGAGGCGGCCAAAAGAGACCGTGCACACACGGAAGTCATTCCCCGCGTCACTTCCCGGAGCGGCTGGACCGAGCGCACCCCGGGCTCTTTCGAGACTTGACAGGGCGGGATAG
- a CDS encoding FAD-dependent oxidoreductase encodes MATGIERMAAETVVVGSGPGGATVARELALRGKQVLILEQGAHHREGGWVNTFRMADRALTLASIEGTQMVRMLTVGGSTMCYLGTAVEPPAWLKEKYGIDLAPYVEEVRKELEPTPTPERFIGEGAKKIMEAARAEGFDWKPVPHFIRWEKLSGPPSKLFAGSANGAKWTAREYVQEACAHGAQLRARMQVKEVLSKDGRVTGVRGVGPKGPFEVEAERVVLAAGGLGTAPIMRASGFPDAGQGVIIDPLILTYGVYPGRGSHSDVPMGCGTLDLQEEGIILMDCIDPWPWYLFGLVMGGPKALATFRFFPHVLGVMAKIRDQFAGYVTVDGTVSKPLGEAEEKLLARGKEISTQILRRAGCAPESIVSTPPRGAHPAGTVRIGDQVDTNLQTKISGLYVCDSSVIPEPCGQPPVFMILALAKRLVAEQLAA; translated from the coding sequence ATGGCCACAGGGATTGAGCGGATGGCGGCCGAGACTGTAGTGGTCGGCAGTGGGCCGGGCGGAGCCACAGTGGCTCGGGAGCTGGCGTTACGAGGCAAACAAGTCTTGATTTTGGAGCAGGGAGCACATCACAGAGAGGGAGGCTGGGTCAATACGTTTCGCATGGCCGATCGGGCTCTTACGCTTGCCTCGATCGAGGGAACCCAAATGGTGCGCATGCTTACGGTGGGCGGGTCCACCATGTGCTACCTGGGCACTGCTGTCGAGCCGCCTGCCTGGCTTAAGGAAAAGTACGGAATTGATCTGGCTCCCTATGTGGAGGAGGTCCGAAAAGAACTAGAACCTACCCCCACCCCTGAGCGTTTTATCGGGGAGGGGGCCAAGAAGATCATGGAAGCAGCCCGGGCGGAGGGCTTTGACTGGAAGCCGGTGCCGCACTTTATCCGCTGGGAGAAACTAAGCGGCCCGCCGAGCAAGTTGTTTGCAGGTTCGGCGAACGGGGCCAAGTGGACGGCCCGGGAGTATGTGCAGGAGGCCTGTGCCCACGGAGCTCAGCTAAGAGCACGGATGCAAGTAAAAGAAGTGCTTTCCAAGGACGGCCGCGTTACCGGCGTCCGTGGCGTGGGCCCCAAGGGACCCTTTGAGGTCGAAGCGGAGAGAGTGGTTCTGGCTGCCGGTGGTTTGGGTACGGCACCTATAATGCGGGCTTCTGGGTTCCCTGATGCAGGTCAGGGGGTCATTATTGACCCGTTGATTCTGACTTACGGTGTTTATCCAGGCCGGGGTTCACACTCCGATGTACCGATGGGCTGCGGGACTTTGGATTTGCAGGAAGAAGGCATTATTCTCATGGACTGCATTGATCCTTGGCCATGGTACCTGTTTGGGCTCGTCATGGGCGGTCCCAAAGCGCTGGCCACCTTCCGGTTCTTCCCGCACGTACTAGGAGTCATGGCGAAAATCCGGGATCAATTTGCAGGCTATGTAACTGTTGACGGGACTGTATCGAAGCCGCTTGGCGAAGCCGAGGAAAAACTTCTTGCCCGGGGGAAGGAGATCTCCACACAGATACTACGTAGGGCCGGATGTGCTCCTGAGTCGATTGTTTCTACGCCTCCGCGGGGCGCTCATCCCGCCGGCACTGTGCGGATCGGCGACCAGGTCGATACCAATCTGCAGACCAAGATTTCCGGGCTATACGTGTGTGACTCAAGCGTCATTCCGGAACCCTGTGGCCAGCCTCCTGTGTTCATGATCCTAGCACTGGCCAAACGGTTGGTAGCGGAGCAGCTCGCGGCGTAG
- a CDS encoding MFS transporter encodes MNQPERTMSGSAPVSVSAPMPGSALAARRNLVLAVCSIAMFMGTFVTTVVAVALPVMGPALQLSYSEALWVQAVYVLAMSVFLVPVGRLADQYGLALFFLIGTSIFGVFSIACALSTSGSFLIVARCLQGAGAGFTAATAPALVTAAFPQKERGRALGLNAMAGYLGLMAGPPLGGLIVSHTSWRWIFLVNLPLVIINLVGTLCLLAPESRDKKEALAGAPLAPRQTSSGVHLDWPGVALLAFMLSALLVPLIFVPFWGWTSPVTLGLLAAAVFLFVTFVFTEDRVRDPLLDLDLLRKNRLFAAASAAAFLNYAAVHGVTTLVAVFLEVTRGYSAQTAGLYLLTQPVFMAALSPLFGKLSDRIGSRAPATAGMLLVAAGTCQLGFLSSSAPAWRVVVALAAVGIGMAAFSAPNTSAVMGSVERSQLSLASGFLGTMRTTGQGVSVALLGAIAASGLGPTGARVIFLGEEASAAAAASYGDGFRIAMLVATGLAIVGAAVSTVRGPRAQEN; translated from the coding sequence ATGAATCAGCCTGAGCGCACCATGTCCGGTTCGGCTCCCGTGTCCGTTTCAGCTCCCATGCCCGGTTCAGCTCTTGCCGCTCGACGAAACTTGGTTTTGGCTGTGTGCTCCATCGCTATGTTCATGGGCACTTTTGTGACTACGGTCGTGGCGGTGGCTCTACCCGTCATGGGTCCTGCTTTGCAGCTCAGTTATTCAGAGGCCCTCTGGGTCCAAGCGGTCTACGTGCTTGCCATGAGCGTGTTTCTTGTGCCAGTGGGACGGCTCGCAGATCAGTATGGACTGGCTCTATTCTTCCTGATTGGTACTAGCATTTTTGGCGTTTTTTCCATTGCCTGCGCGCTCTCAACAAGCGGCTCTTTTCTAATTGTGGCGCGCTGTCTGCAAGGCGCCGGAGCCGGCTTTACTGCAGCGACAGCCCCTGCACTGGTGACAGCCGCTTTCCCCCAAAAAGAAAGGGGGCGAGCGCTTGGGCTTAACGCCATGGCAGGCTATCTCGGGTTGATGGCTGGGCCTCCCCTTGGAGGGCTTATAGTCAGTCACACAAGTTGGCGGTGGATCTTCTTGGTCAACCTTCCCCTAGTGATCATCAACCTGGTTGGCACCTTGTGTTTGCTTGCCCCAGAGAGCCGCGACAAAAAGGAGGCCCTAGCCGGTGCCCCTCTAGCACCGCGCCAGACTTCCTCCGGAGTTCACCTTGATTGGCCCGGAGTCGCACTTCTTGCCTTCATGCTTTCGGCCCTTCTAGTACCCCTCATCTTTGTGCCCTTCTGGGGTTGGACCAGTCCGGTAACGCTTGGCCTTCTGGCAGCCGCTGTTTTTCTGTTTGTGACTTTTGTCTTCACGGAGGACAGGGTACGTGACCCGCTCCTTGACCTTGATCTGCTGCGCAAGAACCGGCTCTTTGCCGCCGCAAGTGCGGCTGCTTTCTTGAATTATGCGGCGGTGCACGGAGTGACCACTCTTGTCGCCGTGTTCCTTGAAGTGACACGTGGATACTCTGCCCAGACCGCAGGGCTTTATCTACTCACCCAGCCAGTTTTTATGGCCGCCTTGTCGCCGCTGTTCGGGAAATTGTCTGACAGGATAGGCTCGCGTGCCCCCGCTACGGCAGGAATGCTGCTCGTGGCTGCAGGAACCTGCCAACTTGGGTTCCTTTCCAGCTCAGCCCCAGCCTGGCGTGTCGTTGTGGCTCTCGCAGCAGTAGGTATTGGGATGGCGGCCTTCAGTGCCCCCAACACTTCGGCGGTCATGGGTTCTGTGGAACGTTCTCAGCTCAGTCTAGCCTCGGGTTTCCTTGGCACCATGCGAACCACAGGCCAGGGAGTTTCGGTGGCCCTCTTGGGAGCAATTGCCGCCTCAGGGCTTGGCCCCACTGGCGCTAGAGTGATCTTTCTCGGCGAGGAAGCCAGCGCAGCCGCCGCTGCTTCCTACGGAGATGGCTTCCGCATAGCTATGCTTGTGGCTACCGGCCTGGCTATTGTAGGAGCCGCCGTCTCAACGGTACGAGGTCCCCGGGCCCAGGAGAACTAG
- a CDS encoding aspartate aminotransferase family protein, whose translation MSSELGSELEALQRQYLFPCVSTYYQEPLTLARGKGMQLYDYEGNRYLDFFGGILAVSVGHCNDEVTGAVIRQHQTLQHVSTHYITEPQVLLAKKLAEVTPGPLQKSFFTSSGTEANETALLFARLATGNMEIVALRHAYCGRSEATLGVTAQAPWRPLPVGASFVRHAHSPYCYRCSFGQSYPNCDLRCAHDIEEVILTTTSGKIAAFMAEPIQGVGGFIVPPKEYFQVALGIVRKYGGLFICDEVQTGCGRTGTYFCGIQHWGVEPDIVTFAKGLANGLPIGATVATAAVADCFTGLSISTFGGNPVVARGALATIEFIEKNNLAQNAARQGARLREGLEALKEKYSCIGDVRGLGLMQALEIVDASSPDGKAPDAARAAQIMEETRKCGLLVGKGGLYDNVIRLTPPLIVSPREIDDALEMLDKALAVSSETA comes from the coding sequence ATGTCTAGTGAGCTCGGCAGTGAGCTTGAGGCCTTGCAGCGGCAGTATCTATTCCCTTGCGTCTCTACGTACTACCAAGAGCCGCTCACACTTGCCCGTGGCAAGGGGATGCAGCTCTACGATTATGAGGGGAACCGGTACCTTGACTTCTTTGGCGGCATTCTTGCTGTTAGCGTAGGACACTGCAATGACGAAGTGACTGGGGCGGTCATCCGCCAGCACCAGACCCTCCAACATGTCTCCACGCATTACATCACCGAACCACAAGTCTTGCTTGCCAAGAAACTAGCGGAGGTCACCCCGGGCCCGCTGCAGAAGTCCTTCTTTACCTCTTCGGGCACAGAAGCAAATGAAACGGCGCTTCTCTTTGCCAGATTGGCTACCGGCAACATGGAGATTGTCGCTCTTAGGCACGCGTACTGCGGGCGGAGCGAGGCTACGCTAGGAGTTACCGCCCAGGCACCCTGGCGTCCTTTGCCTGTCGGAGCTTCCTTCGTACGGCACGCGCATAGCCCGTACTGCTACCGGTGCTCTTTTGGCCAAAGCTATCCTAACTGTGACCTTCGCTGCGCGCACGACATCGAAGAAGTGATCCTCACCACCACAAGCGGCAAAATAGCGGCTTTTATGGCAGAGCCTATCCAAGGCGTGGGCGGCTTCATAGTGCCGCCCAAGGAGTACTTTCAGGTGGCGCTCGGGATTGTGCGCAAGTACGGGGGGCTGTTCATTTGCGATGAGGTCCAGACCGGCTGCGGGCGCACTGGTACCTACTTCTGCGGTATCCAGCACTGGGGAGTGGAGCCTGACATTGTGACTTTTGCCAAAGGCTTGGCTAACGGCCTTCCGATCGGCGCCACTGTCGCGACAGCTGCTGTAGCCGACTGCTTCACTGGCCTGTCTATTTCGACCTTTGGGGGTAATCCGGTAGTTGCGCGGGGCGCCCTGGCGACTATCGAGTTCATCGAGAAGAATAATCTTGCTCAAAATGCGGCGCGCCAGGGCGCCCGCCTCCGCGAGGGACTAGAAGCGCTCAAGGAGAAGTACTCCTGCATCGGAGACGTGCGTGGCCTGGGGCTAATGCAGGCGCTAGAAATAGTTGATGCCTCTTCTCCCGATGGAAAGGCGCCAGATGCAGCACGAGCCGCCCAGATCATGGAGGAGACGCGCAAGTGCGGCCTGTTGGTCGGCAAGGGAGGTTTGTATGACAATGTCATCCGCCTTACTCCGCCTTTGATTGTCTCGCCCCGCGAGATAGACGATGCCCTAGAAATGCTAGATAAGGCTCTTGCTGTCTCTTCAGAAACCGCTTGA
- a CDS encoding alpha/beta hydrolase produces the protein MKEQPVFVMPEANVSHIRRKWLDIPYASQSPSQALDIYLPDGGDGPFPVIFHIHGGAFAFGDKRDAAVEPFLTALEQGYAVVSANYRLSGEAVFPAALKDLKTALRWLRARAGEFKLDRGRVAACGPSAGGYFVAMLCLTAGIEEFEGRELGYPNESSAVQAAVDWFGPTDFLTMDEQLAASGLASTFTFHSLPDSPESLFLGASVEEAPDLARKASPITYLRPDMPPLLVQHGRLDNVVPYQQSVELVEAIRNQVGPEQVEFDLFDEAGHMDPLFMTAENMARVFSFLNQRLGL, from the coding sequence ATGAAGGAGCAGCCGGTTTTCGTCATGCCCGAAGCCAACGTTTCGCATATTCGCCGTAAATGGCTGGATATCCCTTACGCTAGCCAGTCACCTAGCCAAGCCCTTGACATCTATTTGCCGGACGGAGGCGATGGGCCTTTCCCTGTGATCTTCCATATTCACGGGGGTGCCTTTGCGTTTGGGGACAAACGAGACGCGGCCGTGGAGCCGTTTTTGACTGCACTGGAACAAGGCTATGCTGTGGTGTCGGCTAACTATCGCCTAAGCGGAGAGGCAGTTTTCCCCGCTGCGCTTAAGGATCTAAAAACCGCGCTGCGCTGGCTTCGAGCTCGTGCTGGGGAGTTCAAGCTCGACAGAGGCCGCGTGGCGGCCTGTGGGCCTTCGGCTGGCGGATACTTTGTGGCTATGCTTTGTCTTACGGCCGGGATAGAGGAGTTTGAGGGACGAGAGCTGGGCTACCCAAATGAGTCTTCTGCCGTACAGGCCGCGGTAGACTGGTTTGGTCCCACAGACTTTCTCACTATGGACGAGCAGTTGGCGGCTTCTGGACTAGCTTCCACTTTCACCTTCCACAGCTTGCCGGATTCGCCCGAGTCGCTGTTTTTGGGAGCGTCGGTAGAGGAGGCTCCCGATCTAGCTCGCAAAGCTAGTCCGATCACTTACCTTCGTCCTGACATGCCCCCGCTATTGGTCCAGCATGGGCGCCTAGATAACGTGGTCCCTTACCAACAGTCGGTAGAGCTTGTGGAGGCGATCAGGAACCAAGTAGGCCCAGAGCAGGTAGAGTTTGACCTCTTTGACGAGGCCGGCCACATGGATCCTCTGTTCATGACCGCCGAGAATATGGCTCGGGTATTTAGTTTCCTGAACCAGCGACTAGGGCTTTGA
- a CDS encoding thiamine pyrophosphate-dependent enzyme: MATQRKRLPRVCDYYQNEDQFSPGVSLCSGCTLELNLRFVSRVLGKDIIFVGTPSCSAPVLHGQNRAAWHRHAYYACVMTGVASSATGLTRYFQKAGIDATVVCHTGDGCAQDVGFQTLSGAAERNEKMIYIAYDNEGYMNTGVQQSSSTRFGTATSTTPVGALRRGKPTRSKNMPLIMAMHDLPYVATATLSHLEDYAKKLVKAKEKAKEGFVYLHVFCPCVVGWRTPADLSIEVCREAVRTNYFPLWEAENGVFRLTHPLGNKPVADLVKMLGKYRHLNEAEIQALQDEVDRRLASLKALVAGSGN; the protein is encoded by the coding sequence ATGGCAACACAAAGAAAAAGACTTCCCAGAGTTTGTGACTACTACCAGAACGAAGACCAGTTTTCGCCTGGGGTATCCCTCTGCTCGGGATGCACTTTGGAGCTCAACCTTAGATTTGTCTCCCGAGTCTTGGGCAAGGACATAATCTTTGTCGGCACCCCTTCTTGCTCCGCCCCCGTGCTTCATGGCCAAAACCGCGCTGCCTGGCACCGCCACGCCTACTATGCGTGTGTCATGACCGGCGTAGCCTCCAGCGCCACCGGACTTACCCGCTACTTCCAAAAAGCAGGGATAGACGCCACTGTTGTGTGCCACACAGGCGACGGATGCGCGCAGGACGTTGGCTTTCAGACGCTAAGCGGTGCTGCCGAGCGCAACGAGAAGATGATTTACATTGCCTATGACAATGAAGGCTACATGAATACCGGCGTGCAGCAAAGCAGCTCCACCCGCTTCGGAACAGCCACCAGCACTACTCCGGTTGGCGCTCTTAGGCGGGGAAAGCCCACCCGGTCCAAGAACATGCCCCTCATCATGGCCATGCATGACCTCCCCTATGTGGCTACCGCCACCCTGAGTCACTTGGAGGACTATGCCAAGAAGCTGGTCAAGGCAAAAGAAAAGGCTAAAGAAGGATTTGTATATTTGCATGTGTTTTGCCCGTGTGTTGTGGGCTGGCGTACTCCCGCCGACCTCTCGATAGAAGTTTGTCGGGAAGCAGTGCGCACAAACTACTTCCCGCTTTGGGAAGCAGAGAACGGAGTATTTCGGCTAACTCATCCGCTCGGGAACAAGCCAGTAGCAGATTTGGTTAAGATGCTCGGCAAATACAGGCATCTTAACGAAGCAGAGATTCAGGCGCTACAAGATGAGGTCGACCGCCGTCTGGCTAGTCTCAAAGCCCTAGTCGCTGGTTCAGGAAACTAA
- a CDS encoding pyruvate synthase subunit PorA, whose translation MSVQLERQTKVITGNAAAAYAVLLCRPDVIAAYPITPQSEVIEQLARFHADGWLDAEYVTVEGENSAQNVVCAAAMAGGRAFTATSSYGLVYMYDAMLNTAGYRAPVVMVNVNREPPGIHGVYCGQQDMISVRDSGWVQLICENCQDILDTVIMAFRLAEDYEIQLPVMVNYDGFYLSFLAEAVEIPASADVDRFLAPLQEQPPRPVLRPGVPLGCGSHGMGIGYVELRKKHVAALERVKTKLEQIEDEFCSIFGRRYGGQLEEYRTEDADIVLVASGSAAGTARVVVDAKRDQGVKVGLVKLRLYRPFPVERLSSVLQGRKAVGVLDRSVCFGWQCGPMCMEVRAAVPELARVPVLSFIAGLANLDITQEHIGQMIDEMQAAAQGRPYRAVTWLP comes from the coding sequence ATGAGTGTCCAGCTTGAAAGACAAACCAAGGTCATCACCGGCAATGCGGCCGCAGCGTATGCGGTCCTGCTGTGCCGCCCCGATGTGATCGCTGCCTATCCCATCACTCCTCAGAGTGAGGTAATTGAGCAACTAGCTAGGTTTCACGCAGATGGCTGGCTTGACGCAGAGTACGTAACAGTAGAAGGCGAAAACTCGGCCCAGAATGTTGTGTGCGCGGCCGCCATGGCTGGCGGCCGCGCCTTCACCGCTACCTCTTCCTACGGCCTGGTCTACATGTACGACGCCATGCTAAATACAGCTGGCTACCGCGCTCCAGTGGTCATGGTGAATGTAAATAGAGAGCCGCCAGGCATCCACGGTGTGTACTGCGGCCAGCAAGACATGATCTCGGTACGTGATTCGGGCTGGGTCCAGTTGATCTGCGAGAACTGTCAGGACATCCTCGACACAGTTATCATGGCCTTCCGCCTAGCTGAGGACTACGAAATTCAGCTTCCGGTCATGGTGAATTACGACGGTTTCTACCTTTCCTTTCTTGCGGAGGCCGTAGAAATCCCTGCCAGTGCCGACGTGGACCGTTTCCTTGCTCCGTTGCAGGAACAGCCGCCGCGCCCAGTATTGCGTCCTGGAGTTCCCCTGGGCTGCGGAAGCCACGGTATGGGCATTGGCTACGTCGAGCTGCGCAAAAAGCACGTGGCGGCGCTCGAGCGGGTAAAAACAAAGCTAGAGCAAATTGAAGACGAGTTTTGCAGCATCTTTGGACGGCGGTATGGTGGGCAGCTTGAGGAATACCGCACCGAAGACGCCGACATTGTGCTTGTAGCTAGCGGGAGTGCAGCAGGGACTGCCCGCGTGGTGGTTGACGCAAAACGAGACCAAGGAGTCAAAGTTGGCCTGGTCAAGCTGCGTCTATACCGCCCGTTCCCCGTCGAGCGGCTATCCTCGGTCTTGCAGGGACGTAAGGCCGTGGGCGTGCTTGACCGCAGTGTCTGCTTCGGCTGGCAATGTGGACCCATGTGCATGGAAGTGCGAGCCGCCGTGCCAGAGCTCGCCCGTGTTCCCGTGCTTAGCTTCATAGCTGGCCTGGCCAACCTAGACATCACCCAGGAACACATCGGTCAGATGATTGACGAGATGCAGGCGGCAGCCCAAGGAAGACCCTACCGCGCGGTAACCTGGCTGCCTTAG
- a CDS encoding 4Fe-4S binding protein, whose protein sequence is MVASDSRSGGHDEIFPTEACWSDASGELLCLDTGSWRTERPVIDKEKCNACGFCFIYCPTQCVKDDTDGIHFAVDLRYCKGCGICARECPKGAITMVPEGDYADECPA, encoded by the coding sequence ATGGTAGCGTCAGACAGCCGGTCGGGTGGTCACGATGAAATCTTCCCCACTGAGGCGTGCTGGTCTGACGCCTCAGGCGAACTTCTTTGTCTGGATACTGGCAGTTGGCGTACAGAGCGGCCGGTGATAGATAAGGAAAAGTGTAACGCCTGCGGCTTTTGCTTCATCTACTGCCCCACCCAATGCGTAAAAGACGACACGGACGGAATTCACTTTGCTGTCGATCTGCGCTATTGCAAGGGATGCGGCATTTGCGCCCGCGAGTGCCCCAAAGGGGCAATTACCATGGTCCCCGAAGGAGACTACGCCGATGAGTGTCCAGCTTGA
- a CDS encoding 2-oxoacid:acceptor oxidoreductase family protein, whose translation MPAKEIRFHGRGGQGAVLAARMLASACAIEGKHVASFPMYGFERRGMPVVAFARISEEPIREKTQIYNPDCLVVIDPTLLRLPYLFEGLKPGGVLILNSAHTPAQQLHPNLAQAGVINATQVALCEIGRDIPNTCLIGALARVTGWVSLDSVLKGLADYFEGELLARNARSAERGYNEVEVISW comes from the coding sequence ATGCCTGCAAAGGAGATTCGCTTTCACGGCCGCGGAGGACAAGGAGCAGTTCTTGCTGCCCGCATGCTCGCCTCGGCCTGTGCCATCGAAGGCAAGCACGTAGCCAGTTTCCCTATGTACGGATTTGAGCGCCGGGGAATGCCTGTGGTGGCCTTTGCTCGGATTAGCGAGGAACCCATCCGCGAGAAGACCCAGATCTATAATCCTGACTGCCTGGTGGTAATCGACCCCACCCTTCTTCGCCTGCCATACCTTTTTGAAGGCCTAAAGCCTGGAGGCGTGCTCATCCTCAACAGTGCTCACACACCTGCGCAGCAGCTTCACCCCAACTTGGCGCAGGCAGGAGTCATCAACGCCACTCAAGTAGCTTTATGCGAGATAGGACGGGACATCCCCAACACATGCCTGATCGGTGCTTTGGCTCGGGTGACCGGGTGGGTGAGCTTGGACTCGGTGCTAAAAGGGCTCGCAGACTACTTTGAAGGAGAACTCTTGGCGCGAAACGCCCGAAGTGCAGAACGTGGCTATAACGAGGTAGAGGTGATCTCATGGTAG
- a CDS encoding AMP-binding protein encodes MTQLLEGVVPYREEDAARYVREGWWRGLTLGDLLDRAAAIQPDKTGFVDLYRRLTYREAKDQADRLAIALLRWGLRPLDRVLVQLPNWTEFVPIYFALQKIGAIPVMLIDRYRQFEIQQLAALSGARAWVVPMQHRKVDFLPIIRDVLEVRPQIEYLITVRGQALESQTTLFGNPALKAASLENLIAQTAPTAEELAHLKQLRPHPGQIAHMGPTGGTTGNPKIVPRTHDSLECGVEHCSYCWDQHCEDVNLIVGSIGHDLSFTKGFLGSVITMGTIVLLDTTDAETICRVIQDERVTAIVWVPTLTQRLLDYEGLCDHDLSSLRKIHSGGGAAHPDLIRAVFSRLGVRFYNGYGGTEGMTTITRPTDDVETVCSTVGRPTCPGDTYKVVAPSGAALPPGMQGELVVKGPGVFTGYYNNPEENARVFDAEGFFHTGDLAKINERGYITITGRLKEMINRGGESISATVIEELIARHPGVAAVAVVPMPCPIMGERACAYIQPRPGARLDFDSIIAFLRDEQKASVLELPERIEFVQAMPLTAAQKIDKRVLKQDIAEKVAAERASQAAGKEASRLA; translated from the coding sequence GTGACTCAGTTGCTGGAAGGAGTGGTCCCTTATCGGGAGGAGGACGCAGCCCGCTACGTCAGGGAAGGGTGGTGGCGCGGTCTAACTTTAGGAGACCTGCTTGATCGCGCAGCAGCAATTCAGCCGGATAAGACCGGCTTTGTAGACCTTTACCGCCGGCTAACGTATCGGGAAGCCAAAGACCAAGCCGACCGACTGGCCATTGCTTTGCTTAGGTGGGGTCTTCGCCCCTTGGACCGGGTGCTGGTGCAGCTCCCCAACTGGACGGAGTTTGTGCCTATTTACTTTGCTCTCCAGAAGATCGGGGCTATCCCGGTCATGCTGATTGACCGCTACCGGCAATTTGAGATCCAGCAACTTGCCGCCCTCAGCGGGGCACGGGCCTGGGTAGTCCCCATGCAGCACCGCAAGGTAGACTTTCTGCCCATTATCCGAGACGTGCTTGAGGTAAGACCACAGATCGAGTACCTCATTACCGTGCGCGGACAGGCCCTTGAGTCACAAACGACATTGTTTGGGAATCCCGCGCTTAAAGCGGCATCGCTTGAGAATCTGATTGCCCAGACTGCGCCTACGGCCGAGGAGCTTGCGCACCTCAAACAGCTCCGTCCGCACCCCGGGCAGATCGCGCACATGGGCCCCACCGGGGGCACTACTGGCAATCCCAAGATCGTGCCGCGCACTCATGACAGCCTTGAGTGCGGAGTAGAACACTGTTCCTATTGTTGGGACCAGCACTGTGAGGACGTCAACCTAATTGTGGGCTCTATTGGCCATGATCTTTCCTTCACCAAAGGCTTCTTGGGTAGCGTCATCACAATGGGGACCATTGTGCTCCTGGACACCACAGATGCAGAAACCATTTGCCGCGTCATCCAGGATGAAAGGGTGACTGCCATAGTGTGGGTCCCTACCCTTACACAAAGACTCCTCGATTACGAAGGCCTGTGCGATCACGACCTAAGCAGCTTACGTAAGATTCATAGCGGCGGCGGTGCCGCTCATCCTGACCTAATTAGGGCTGTTTTTAGCCGACTGGGAGTGCGGTTTTACAATGGGTACGGTGGCACCGAAGGGATGACTACCATCACACGCCCCACGGACGACGTTGAAACGGTTTGCTCCACCGTGGGCCGTCCAACTTGTCCCGGTGACACCTACAAAGTGGTAGCCCCCAGCGGGGCAGCCTTGCCCCCAGGCATGCAGGGCGAGCTTGTCGTTAAGGGCCCCGGAGTCTTCACCGGGTACTACAACAATCCGGAGGAGAACGCGCGGGTCTTTGACGCCGAGGGATTCTTCCACACAGGCGACCTAGCCAAGATAAACGAACGCGGTTACATCACCATTACCGGCCGGCTAAAGGAAATGATTAACCGGGGAGGAGAAAGCATAAGCGCAACGGTAATCGAGGAGCTTATCGCAAGACATCCCGGCGTAGCTGCAGTGGCAGTAGTCCCCATGCCATGCCCCATCATGGGCGAAAGAGCCTGCGCTTATATACAGCCACGGCCCGGGGCTCGCCTCGATTTTGATTCGATAATCGCTTTCTTGCGCGACGAGCAAAAAGCCTCAGTGCTTGAGCTGCCAGAGCGCATTGAGTTTGTGCAAGCCATGCCGCTGACGGCAGCCCAGAAGATTGACAAGAGAGTCCTAAAGCAAGATATCGCGGAAAAGGTCGCAGCCGAAAGAGCGAGCCAGGCCGCGGGCAAAGAGGCGTCTCGTCTGGCATAG